From the Acidobacteriota bacterium genome, the window GCAATTGCAAGGCGGGCGAGAAAGAACAGCTTTGCTACCACGTCGCGGCAGCTGAGCAATCAGCCGCGCCGGTGGTCGAGACGAAGCGCGCCGCCGTGGCATTCCGAATGCCGTATACGCTGAAAGGTGAGAAGTACTGCGGCGTGGACATCTAACCGAGACGAAGGGAGCGCACAGAATGAGCACCAACACATCCGAACAACTTCAACCCCTCACCGCCGAGCCGCTGGCAGCACCGTTCACCCTGCGCGCGCTGGCGGCGATCATCGCGGACTTGTCCAAGCCTTTGAAGGCGCGCCATCTCAAGACGCGCAAACAGGGCGGTTCGGACATCACCTTCATCGAGTGGCACACCGCCGTGAAGTATCTCGACCTGGACGCGCCGGGCTGGTCATATAACGTGCGCGCGGTCGGGCTGGTAGGCAAACTGGTGACGGTGACGGCTTCGATCAGCGTGCCGTGCGCCGAAGGCCAGGTGACGCGCGAAGCCACGGGCTGCGAAGACCTGGACGCCAAAGGTTACGGCGATCCGGTCAGCAACAGTGAAGCGATGGCGCTCAAGCGCGGCGCGTCGAAGTTCGGGCTGGGGCTTTATCTCTACTCGAAATAATCACCAACCGGCTGGCGGGGCAACTCGCCAGCCCTCCTCAACGAGGAAATTCAAATGCCGCAAGTGCCAGCAATCAACCTGCGAGCCGTCGAAGACGTTGAGCGCCGCGTGGAGCAGTTATTCTCAATGTTGCACGAACTCCGAGCCGTGTGCACCGAATTGCGCTGTTTGCCACGTCCACTGATGTCCGGGCCGGAGGTGCAAAAAGCGCTGGGGCTGAGTGCCACCACCTACGCGGACATGGTGCGTCGGGGCGTGCTGAAGCCGTTGCGCGGAATGGATGGCGGTAAAGGCACGGTCAAGTATTTCCCCCGCCACATAATCGAGGCGCTGGGGCGTGGCGAACGAGTCGAATGGCCGGCGGGGTGTTTGCCGGAGCAATCGAAAAACTAACCACCACCTGGGAGCGGCAGACCGCAACGCTGCGTCACCTGCCGCTCCTGTTCACTTCACCAACAACCACCACGGAAAGGAACTTATGAAAGCAACCGACATCACCAAACGCGAGGCGAAACACACACTCAACGGGCAGGCGGACGCGCCAGCGGCAGGCACACCCAGCTTCCAGCCCACGCCCTTCCCTTACGCACCGAAAGCCGAGGAGATGCGCCCCTTGTATGAGCGGGTCGCGGCGACGTTCTCAAATCTCTACGAACTGCAATTCGATTACGACGACCCGCTGTTGCAAATTGACAGCCCGATGCAGGTGCACCCCACGGACTTCGTCGGCCTGATCGACAAGCACATGCATGACCTGTTTGACGAGGTGAACTTGGCCGACCGCCGGGTAATGGCTTGGCTCTATCCGCATCTGCGCCTCATCGTGGACACCCAAAAGGTCGAGCGTGAGACGGCCAAAGAGAAGGCTGACCTGCTGACTGCCCCAGCCCGGCGCGAGGTCTAACAGGAAAGGCTTTCCAAGTGCGTCAACACAAGGAAAGCCCCAACAACAACCACACGCCGAAGCGCGCAGGATGCTGCCTACACCGCCATCCTACCGCTTCGGCCTTTCCCTTTGAAAGGACACCCTCACGATGAAGGAT encodes:
- a CDS encoding DUF1071 domain-containing protein is translated as MSTNTSEQLQPLTAEPLAAPFTLRALAAIIADLSKPLKARHLKTRKQGGSDITFIEWHTAVKYLDLDAPGWSYNVRAVGLVGKLVTVTASISVPCAEGQVTREATGCEDLDAKGYGDPVSNSEAMALKRGASKFGLGLYLYSK